ACCGAAGCGGCGCCCGCGTGGGGATATTTTGTCACCAACTCTGCGTAGGAACCGGCAGTCAGCATCGCGAAAAACAGAGCGATGAGCAGAGGCACCCATATCGCGCCACCTACCTCCCCCGCAATTGTCCCGGCAAGAGCATAAACGCCCGCCCCGAGAACATCGCCGAGAATAAACAGAAAAAGCATCGGGCCTGTAACGGCGCGGCGCAGGGAGGTCTTGGGGGTCAAGGTCTTCACGTTCAACTTCCTGGCTTGCTGTTGCGAGAGCCGATTATCGGGCTGAAAGCTAGGCGGCTTCACTCTCAAGCAATGGAAATTCGCGTCTCACTAAAGTTCACATATCTTGCCAAAGTGAAGGGAGCTTGCTCGCGCTGGATTGCGCAGCGATCTCTGTTTTGAGGCCGCTGCGCAGCCCAACGCGAGCAAGCTCGCTCGCCACAGGTTTAGCGTCAGATTCAGGGGATTTGTGAGACATCAACGACCGCCTCCGAAACGCTGCTTACATTTCTATAACGCACCTCTTGTTTGCACTTCGCGCCCGCCGCATTAGCATGCGGACCATCTGCAACTACCCTCCTCCTGCGCGGCCATCGACGAATACGCGCCATCACTCTTCGAGGGAAACCAATCGGCCGCACACTCGGTGCGGCCCGTGACGAACTCAACAGAGCAACGCAAACATGACGCAAAACATTTACGACGATCCGGAGTTTTTCCAGGGTTACAGCCAGATGGGCCGTTCGCTGGGTGGTTTGGATGCAGCGCCGGAATGGCCGGCGCTGCAATCCTTGTTGCCGCCGATGCAAGGTCTGAAAGTTGTCGATCTTGGCTGCGGTTATGGCTGGTTCAGTCGGTGGGCCAGTGAGCAAGGAGCGCACCGCGTGCTCGGTCTCGATGTGTCGGAGAAGATGCTGGAGCAGGCGCGCAACACAACATCCGCCGTCAACATTCAATACGCCCGCGCCGACCTTGAGCACCTCGATTTGGCCGAGGGCAGTTTTGATTTGGCCTACAGTTCGCTGGCGCTGCATTACATCAAGGATCTTGCGGGACTTTTCGCCAAGGTTTATGCGGCGTTGAAGCCTGGCTCACGGTTTGTATTTTCCATCGAACATCCGATTTTCATGGCGCCGCGCAATCCGGGTTGGTTGATTGATAGCGAAGGTCGCAAGCGCTGGCCGCTGGACAGCTACCAGCTCGAAGGTGAGCGCGTGACGAATTGGCTGGCGGAAGGTGTGATCAAGCAACACCGCACGGTCGGAACGTTGCTGAACACGTTGATCGCAGCGGGGTTCACGATTCGGCATGTCAATGAATGGGGGCCGAGCGATGCGCAAGTGGCGGCACAACCGGCGCTGGCAGAAGAGCTTGAACGGCCGATGATGATGTTGGTGGCCGTCGAGCGCTGAAATCGACGGCCGATTAAAACCACCAAAATCCCTGTAGGAGTGAGCCTGCTCGCGATGGCGTCATGTCAGTCAATAAGATGTTGGCTGACACCCCGCTTTCGCGAGCAGGCTCACACCTACAGTTTGCGCAGTTCGATCTGATAACTCGATTGGCTGTTAACGGGTCGCGACGATGAACAACCGTGGAAACGGCAGTAGCA
The window above is part of the Pseudomonas prosekii genome. Proteins encoded here:
- a CDS encoding class I SAM-dependent methyltransferase, whose product is MTQNIYDDPEFFQGYSQMGRSLGGLDAAPEWPALQSLLPPMQGLKVVDLGCGYGWFSRWASEQGAHRVLGLDVSEKMLEQARNTTSAVNIQYARADLEHLDLAEGSFDLAYSSLALHYIKDLAGLFAKVYAALKPGSRFVFSIEHPIFMAPRNPGWLIDSEGRKRWPLDSYQLEGERVTNWLAEGVIKQHRTVGTLLNTLIAAGFTIRHVNEWGPSDAQVAAQPALAEELERPMMMLVAVER